The nucleotide sequence AGCCAAGGCTCCATCGATGGATTGGCAGAGGAAGCCCAGTTTAATAACCCGTATGGCGTAGCGGTGGGAGTGTCCGGAGAAATTGTTGTGGCAGACCTGACCAATCATAAAATTAGAATGATAAGGGAAGGAGAAGTGTCGACTGTCAGTGGTACTGTTCGCGGCTTTTTGGATGGTCCAAGTGCAGTAGCTCAATTTAATAGTCCTACGGATGTGGAAATATTGGACGGAGCGATATATGTGGCCGACTTAGGAAATCACAGGATCAGAAAAATCGTGGAAAAATAAGCCAAAAGAGGGATTCAAATAGATGGCTTGATTTTGGCCGATTGCTTAAAAGTTAAATTGAAAAGGGGGAAGTCAGTATTTTGGGCTTCCCCTTGTTTTACCCGAAATATACATTGCCTAATTATAGACTTAAAATGCATAGTCAGGAATGTAGAAATGAATTATTAAAATTTTAATCAGGACTAGAATGATGATGAGAATATACCTATTGTTGATGCTAATAAGTAGTGGCGTCACTGCACAACAAGTATCCACTGTCAAGTGGAATGAGGCAGACAAAGAAAAGATTCAAAGCGTAGAATGGGAAACCAAAAAGGTAGCCAAAGGCATGAGGGTCAAGACTGCCAGTATGCGGCTATTTGATGCTCCACAGGAAATATTTATGTTGGAAATAGATACGGCCAAGGCTAAAGTAAATTATTTGGTTGGAATGGCAGATTATATGGAAAAGACCTCTGTGCAAGCCAAAGCAAATGATGCCATTGCTGCCATAAATGGGTCTTTCTTTAGGAATCATGCAGAACCACTGGGAGATAGCCGTCATTTGGTGATGGTTGATGGAAAAGTACTTGCAAGAACTGACTCCGCCGAATTTGAGACAAGGGGCACTGGGGCCGTGGTGGTTTTTAATAATCAGGTGGATATCACAGGTTGGTCCAGGGAGAAGGAAAAGGGGATTGCAGGGAAGGCCGACCATGCCCTTACCTCTGGTCCGCTGCTCATGGATAATGAAAAGATGGTAGACCTGTCAGGCACTCCTTTTGTTCTCAAGAGACACCCTCGCTCTGTAATTGCCTTTAATAATGGTCACCTATTGTTGATTGTTATTGGAGGAAGGTCTGAAAATGCCGCGGGTATGAGCCTGGATGAGGTTCAGTTCTTTTGCGATGCGCTAGGCTGTGATGATATCCTTAATCTTGATGGGGGAGGTTCCAGTACCTTGTATGTGAAGGGCTATGATGAAGATGATATTGTGAATGTACCCACTGATGGGAGTGAAAGGGCTGTTAAAGGTATATTCTATATCACTAAGGATTGATAAGAATCGCGAATGTTATTTAGTTGGAGATGATAAAAAACATCCAGCTGAGCCAATATGTATTCTAGGTCATTGGTAGACTTAAATGAGCTGTATTGGCAAGGGGCTGTGGCAGCCTCCATCAAGAAGGGGGGGGCGGCCTTTGCAATTCAGGTCTTATCTTAAAGGGGCTAGCAATGAATGTTTGACATGGATTTATAGGGCAAACTAGAGTTAATATTATAAGAGGCTGTCTCAAAAGGAATGTTCAGGATTCGTAGACCAAAGATTCTTCAGATTTCAGGACAATAATGAATTGCTAATCGACATTCGACCGGTACTTAGCTAGTCTGTTAATCTAGACACAAATTATTCAATACCGATCCACTGCTGATCATTCATTTGAGGTGAAATATTAAATGTATATCCGCAATTGCACCAGTAAAAGTTAAAAGCGAATCGAAATGTTCGTTTTAATTAAAACATCAACTGCTTCGGTCTTCAGTCTTCAAACTCCCGACCACTTAAGCAAAGGATTTAAGGTTACTGGCATCATTGCGGATAATCAGAAAATATTATTTGTTCAACTTTGCTGAGCTTTGATTATGAGACAGCCTCTTATTGGCTAATTTAAGGGTTATTTCAAGAAATCAGCTTTTTGATAGTTGGGATTGGGGTAGGAATAAAATCCTTCCCCAGTGGATACACCCAATTTATTTTTCTTGATAAAGTTGTCCTGTAGGTATTCCAAAATATTGTTCATCAAAGGATCCTGGGTTTGTTCAGCGATGTTTTTATTGATATTATACATGGTTGTAATGCCGATAATATCCAGAATGGCCACAGGTCCTAAAGGAGCTCCGGTACCTTTCATCCATGTTTTATCAATGTCTACTATGGCCTGGAAAACCTCCGGATCTGTTTGCGAATGTCCCATCACTTCTGCGGTATTATGTTTCCAGATTTCATTGGCAAAATGCAAGGCCAAAAATTTTGATGGTCTTCCTGTATGAGCCGCAAATTGGCTGGGAAGCAGGGTAGAAGAATTGGTGGCAAACACCGTTTTTTCAGGTGCCACTTTGGCCAGCTTTTCATAAAACTCAATTTTGATTTTGGGATTTTCAGGAATGGCCTCTATCATCAGGTCTGCGTCCTTAACTGCTTCGGCAAGGTTTGATTGGTAGTTTAAATTCTCATAGGTGGCTTGCAGTTGCTCTTCCGTGGCCTTCAGGTCTCTTTTATAGGCCGCTTTTAAGCCTTCAAATTTGCCTTTTGCTTTTTCCAATACTTTATCAGAGATATCATACACGGTAACATTATAGCCGTGAAAAGCAGACTGAAATGCGATTTGGTAACCCAATACGCCGCTTCCAGCAAGGGTTATATTTTTGAAATTTATCACAGTATGATTTGATTAAGGATTTGATGTTGAAATGATTAACGTAATTTTCTATCATTTGGGTGCAAAGGCCTCTAATTCCGTAGGCTTAAGTGTATTTAGGGCCTCCTCTCCCTATGATTGTCTTGATATCACTCTACTTGATGTGCTTTTTGTTGATGGAGCAGGCTGTTCATTTCTTTTAAATGGTCAAATATTATCGAATAATTCGAATTAAATTCACTTACACTGGGTTTGTTTAGTGCTTTTGGTCTAAATTTGAATGGTGAGTTTAGGGAGGTCAGACGAAATTTGTCGATTCCAACTTGGAGAGACCAAAGGCATAAGGTGTAGTAATAGCTAAAAAATCATTTTTGATGGATCACCAGTAGATAGGCCCATATAATGATTTCAAAGCGGTTGGCAATTCCAGGGAAATTGCCTTTAGGCCAATGTTGTGATTTAATGGCTAATAAGGGGTAGAACGAGCTGAGTTGAGGTCCTACGTTTAGCT is from Echinicola marina and encodes:
- a CDS encoding phosphodiester glycosidase family protein, with amino-acid sequence MMMRIYLLLMLISSGVTAQQVSTVKWNEADKEKIQSVEWETKKVAKGMRVKTASMRLFDAPQEIFMLEIDTAKAKVNYLVGMADYMEKTSVQAKANDAIAAINGSFFRNHAEPLGDSRHLVMVDGKVLARTDSAEFETRGTGAVVVFNNQVDITGWSREKEKGIAGKADHALTSGPLLMDNEKMVDLSGTPFVLKRHPRSVIAFNNGHLLLIVIGGRSENAAGMSLDEVQFFCDALGCDDILNLDGGGSSTLYVKGYDEDDIVNVPTDGSERAVKGIFYITKD
- a CDS encoding 3-hydroxyacyl-CoA dehydrogenase NAD-binding domain-containing protein; the encoded protein is MINFKNITLAGSGVLGYQIAFQSAFHGYNVTVYDISDKVLEKAKGKFEGLKAAYKRDLKATEEQLQATYENLNYQSNLAEAVKDADLMIEAIPENPKIKIEFYEKLAKVAPEKTVFATNSSTLLPSQFAAHTGRPSKFLALHFANEIWKHNTAEVMGHSQTDPEVFQAIVDIDKTWMKGTGAPLGPVAILDIIGITTMYNINKNIAEQTQDPLMNNILEYLQDNFIKKNKLGVSTGEGFYSYPNPNYQKADFLK